One Populus nigra chromosome 16, ddPopNigr1.1, whole genome shotgun sequence genomic window, TGTTGATGCTAGCGAGTCAGTTTCTAAAGAAGAGAGTGGTGTTTCCCCTAGTAATGTGCCCTTTTCTATTAATACTAAGAGGGTTTTTGAGGTTGCTGTTGAGTATTCAAGGGCAATGGGTCATAATTTTATTGCACCAGAACATATAGCCATCGGTTTGTTCACCGTTGAAGATGGAAATGCAGACAGGGTTCTTAAGAGGTACTTTTCAAATGTAATTGATtttcaaatgtattttattcagaaaagtatattaataatatttttttatttttaaaattagtatataaaataaataaaaaattcaattttttttaaaaatacttttcaatacAGTGCCAAATACCCTCTTGTTGTAATTGCGAACGCCTTTTCATTTTTGTACCTTTATTGGAGGGTTaggtttccttttccttctaaTATGGATTCCTTGGTGATAGAGTGTGGTCATAATTGAATGCAGTGATGGGCTAACATGTTTTCTTTAACTTAAGAAGCAAGAGAAGAAGCTAATTTAcgatattttagaaatattttttatttataaatatattaaaataatattttttaaaatttatttttgttattaatatatcaaaataattaaaaaatattaaaaaataaaataattttttttaattttttttaaaaataacttctgaaatgcaaaaacaaatatacttaTCTGTAGTTTATGAACATATTGGCTTAGTTATGTTTGAATGATGTAAACTACTTGCATTGATGGATGGTTTTCTTGGTGGGCCTAAATGGATGTGATTTCAGATTTGGTGTTGATGGCGATCACTTGGCTGCTATAGCAGTCACCAAACTTCAAGGGGAGCTTGTGAAAGATGGAAGAGAACCATCTGTGGAATCAAAAGGAAAACGTGAGAAATCTTTTTCTAAGAAAGCAGCAAGAGGTAAGAATTCTGGTTTTTTGGTATCTTTTTAATTGCTAGAACTGACTCATTGAGTAatttctttgtgttttcagatAAGAGTGCACTGGCCCAATTCTGTGTGGATCTTACTGCCCAAGCAAGTGAAGGACTCATTGATCCAGTAATTGGAAGACActctgaaattgaaagaattgttCAGATACTTTGCCGTAGAGCGAAAAATAACCCCATTCTTCTTGGTGAAAGTGGAGTTGGAAAAACAGCCATTGCCGAAGGATTAGCAACTAGTATCGCACAGGCTGACGTTCCTGTGTTTCTCCTGGTATCTTTCTTCTGAACAAACTATTGTTCCTGTGGTTCTTTTAATGGAGTACTATCATCCAGATGTTTTTGTTTATGCTTACCTTAAGAAAGCTCTGTTTTGCAAATCTGCTTAGCTTCTTGTTCTATACACAGGAGAAGCGTGTAATGTCCTTGGATGTTGGACTGTTAATTGCTGGTGCAAAGGAAAGGGGAGAACTAGAGGCACGAGTTACTACATTAATAGGAGAGATACTGAAAGAAGGTGGCTCCATTTTGAATTACATTTAGAAAGAGAGTGATTTCATTGTTGCTCAGTCATGACATGTgtacttgcaggcaacatcattctttttattgatgaagTGCACACACTAGTTGGGTCTGGCACTGTCGGAAAAGGGAACAAGGGATCTGGCCTCGACATTGCTAATTTATTGAAGCCATCTCTTGGGAGGGGTGAATTTCAGGTAATTTCTCTTATTAATTATGCTTTTCTCTTATATGATAATGTGAATGCTTACCTACTACGTAAGCATATCATGCAATTTTTTCCTAGATGCTAAATGCCACCGATGAAAGTTTCAAAGGTTTGATACAAGCAGAAAATGCTAAAACGGAAAGAGGTTGTCGGTTGAAAATTTACATAATTGCCGAGGGAAAATGTTGAGCACTGAACAacaaaagtttatttatttacctGAAAAGTCAACACGCAATGCGGTTCTTTTGAGTTTAGTAAAATGAACTCCAGCAGGCAAATAATTATTGTCATTGATTCTTATTACAAAGATAAGTTCGAAGACTACTTGAACACTCCTGAGTTCCTTGTCTCTTAAAAATGGGATGTTGCTTCCCTAGCTTTTCCTGGCAGACACTGTAGTTATTAGGCAAGcatcactttattttattttatttttaatttcaaaattgttaTGAGGATGGCACCTAACCAAATCCAGTACCTTGTGCATGATTTTGATACCGATGTCTTTTAGTTCAGTTTTTAGACATTCAGTTTGTCcttcccttcaattttttttgtagttttgggTCCATAATATCTTCACTGTAGGAATATTGTTGTTTGAGTTAATTGATCAGGCTGAGAGAACAGACAGCAGATAGGAAGTTCTTTGTATGTCTAAACTGTGATCTCTCCAATTTTTTGTTCTCATAGGAAATTTAATTGTATCCTTCCGTATGAACCATACGTGCATTTCTTGCAGTGTATCGCATCCACAACAGTTGATGAATACAGAACTcattttgaaaatgataaagCATTAGCAAGGAGATTTCAGCCTGTGTTGATTAATGAGCCAAGCCAGGTTGATTTCAAATATACActgtcatttatttttgtgtatGGTGCTATTTGTTTCTCAAGTCTTATTTGAACATTGTGTAAAAATGTTTAGGAGGATGCAGTTAGGATCTTGTTGGGTCTGCAACAAAAATATGAGGCCCATCACAACTGCAGATTCACTCTTGAAGCCATAAATGCTGCCGTGAACCTGTCAGCAAGATATATTGCTGATAGATATCTTCCAGATAAAGCTATTGATCTCATTGATGAGGCAGGAAGTAGAGCTCGTATTGAGGCCTATAGAaggaagaaagaacaaaaaagctTTATACTTTCAAAGTCGCCCGATGATTATTGGCAAGAAATTAGAACTGTCCAGGCCATGCATGAAGtggtaataatatttgtttctaTGGTTACCATGGTTCAATTACATAATTTCATGATCTGTTAATTACTTTGTTAGTTGTCTTATGTCTAACAACAAGCAGGTTCTGGCAAGTCGGTTGACAAATGATGACGGTGCTTCCAGCATGGATGGCACTGGAGAAATTACTTTAGAGTCTCGTTTGCCGCCTGCATTAAATGATGATAAGTATGTTGTTTTTCCTTGAAGTTCTGTTGGAGCCTGGAGGGATAAAAGCAGCAGGCCTGCATTTATCAAGCACTCACTTCTAGTTTAATAATTATCTAGCTGTGATTCTTTTCAGACCTCCCGTGGTGGGGCGTGATGATATAGCAGCAGTTGCTTCACTCTGGTCAGGAATACCAGTTCAGCAGCTGACTGCCGAGGAAAGAATGTTTCTGGTGGACCTTGAAGAGGAGCTTAGAAAACGAGTTATTGGTCAAGATGAGGCTATTGCTGCAATATCTCGAGCTGTTAAGAGATCCCGTGTTGGCCTGAAGGATCCTGATAGGCCCATAGCAGCAATGCTGTTTTGTGGACCAACTGGGGTTGGCAAGACTGAACTAACAAAAGCTTTGGCTCGAAGTTATTTTGGATCAGTAAGGCCTCAAACTATACTACACAAACGTTTTTGGTTAAAATCCAACTTCAAAgatagtttttcttctttatacgTTTTGGCTATTTTGATATGACGCCAATGCAGGTTTTCAGCTGAAAGAAAATACCATCTTGTCTAAATTAAAAGTCTCTTAGATATTAAGCATTGAATATAAGAAATCAAACTATGTTGCTTTATAACATCGTGACTTGAGTCGATAACAAATGCACTGACAAATGCAAATCTGAATATTTTGGGAATTGTACATTACCGTGGCAGTAACTTGAATACTCTGACATGATTACTGTCTTTTAAAGAGTAGTTTAGAACCCTCATTTCTCTGTTTTCAAAATTCTTATTCACCTCCTCTTCTTTCCTGACATTATGGTTGCAGGAGTCAGCCATGCTTAGATTGGACATGAGTGAGTATATGGAACGACACACTGTGAGCAAGTTAATAGGAGCACCTCCAGGCTATGTTGGTTATGGTGAGGGGGGTATTTTGACAGAAGCTATTAGAAAACAGCCTTTCACAGTGGTTTTGCTTGATGAAATAGAAAAGGCACATCCAGATATATTCAACATTCTCCTCCAATTATTTGAAGATGGCCACCTTACAGATTCTCAGGTTGGTAGTAACTGTAATAAATttgtttcacaaaaaaatattggcatGCAAATTATCGTGAGTGAGACAAGACAAATATAGTTCCATCAACTATAAATTTCACACTAGCCAAGTTTcctgttcatttttttcttaattgatacCTCCATTTAGTCTGTTATCATAGAAAGATTGGGTTTTACAGGGAAGGAGGGTATCATTTAAGAATGCATTGGTAGTAATGACCTCAAATGTTGGTTCTACTGCCATTGCAAAGGGTGGGCGCGTCTCCATCGGTTTCATGATTGCAGATGATGAGAATTCTTCTTATGCTGCAATAAAATCATTGGTAATGGAAGAACTCAAGGGATATTTTCGTCCAGAGTTGCTCAACAGGATAGACGAAGTTGTGGTATTCCATCCCCTTGAGAAGGCTCAGGTTTGTCACCATTCTTTttctgtaatttgtttttccatGGACTCCAAGGACATTTGTTGTTGGAAGGCTGCAGCCTTACTATACGTCACCTTTTACAAGTTTGAACTTAAAATTCTCACTTTTCAGTGAATCTGAATCACCTGGGACTGTGGCTTTGAGCAAACATTAACATGATTAGACATCAAAAATACTTGTTTTACGTACTCTTTTTATTTCAGACGCTCCAGATTTTGAATATTATGCTGCAAGACGTGAAAGAAAGGCTGATATCTCTTGGAATTGGGTTGGAGGTGTcagaatcaataaaagatattgTATGCCAGCAAGGTTACGACCAGTTTTATGGTGCCCGGCCTCTCAGGAGAGCAGTTACTCAAATAATCGAAAACCCCTTGAGTGAAGCATTCCTTGCCGGAGACTTTAAGCCTGGTGACACAGCTTTCTTTGATCTGGATGCTTCAGGCAATCCAGTTGTCTCGCATTGGTCAGCTATGAGAATGCACTTGTCTGAGACAACATCAACCTTCTAATCTTTGTTTATGTTCAAATTTTGTATGGTTACTACAGGTGAGTATTCGATTCAACTGTAAATAATTAGATTATGATAAATATTCTTTAAATGTCATTAGTTTCAGAAAATCATTTACCACTCATCATTCTTCAGAAAGTATTTTCAGTAAGATAACCATCGTTTAATCACAGCAAGTTATGAAAGAGTAATTTATGGGGTAGCTTTGGCTGCACTCTGTAACTGTTTACGAGCATGCCAAATTGCCAATCTTGGCTGGTTCTCTGTAAGAGAATAGTGAAGCTCAGAAGTAGTAGCACGCAAAGCGAGCGAGGAGGGATTGAACTTGAAGCTTAGAGTCCAAAGTGTAAATGTGGCACGAGAAAAATTGGAGGGAAATAAAGAGCTTGcactctttctttcttgctgCTTGCTGTTTAGTTTCTTCCCATATCTCTTGTCCAGTTTTCACCAactagaaattaaagataactTATTTTACTGAAGCACGAGCTACTTGATCATTTTCTTACTTCTACATAATTAAACCAGAG contains:
- the LOC133675516 gene encoding chaperone protein ClpD, chloroplastic-like, which produces MEVLLSSSSHLSVHSRLAFYALKKPKDPTIAFHSSNSNAISSSFSSCFGISISQRLQSKKTLLLKRFNSSKKRRILQVSAVFERFTERAIKAVIFSQREAIALGKDTVFTQHLLLGLIGEDCDPKGFLGSGIKIDEAREVVKSTWDSESDSVDASESVSKEESGVSPSNVPFSINTKRVFEVAVEYSRAMGHNFIAPEHIAIGLFTVEDGNADRVLKRFGVDGDHLAAIAVTKLQGELVKDGREPSVESKGKREKSFSKKAARDKSALAQFCVDLTAQASEGLIDPVIGRHSEIERIVQILCRRAKNNPILLGESGVGKTAIAEGLATSIAQADVPVFLLEKRVMSLDVGLLIAGAKERGELEARVTTLIGEILKEGNIILFIDEVHTLVGSGTVGKGNKGSGLDIANLLKPSLGRGEFQCIASTTVDEYRTHFENDKALARRFQPVLINEPSQEDAVRILLGLQQKYEAHHNCRFTLEAINAAVNLSARYIADRYLPDKAIDLIDEAGSRARIEAYRRKKEQKSFILSKSPDDYWQEIRTVQAMHEVVLASRLTNDDGASSMDGTGEITLESRLPPALNDDKPPVVGRDDIAAVASLWSGIPVQQLTAEERMFLVDLEEELRKRVIGQDEAIAAISRAVKRSRVGLKDPDRPIAAMLFCGPTGVGKTELTKALARSYFGSESAMLRLDMSEYMERHTVSKLIGAPPGYVGYGEGGILTEAIRKQPFTVVLLDEIEKAHPDIFNILLQLFEDGHLTDSQGRRVSFKNALVVMTSNVGSTAIAKGGRVSIGFMIADDENSSYAAIKSLVMEELKGYFRPELLNRIDEVVVFHPLEKAQTLQILNIMLQDVKERLISLGIGLEVSESIKDIVCQQGYDQFYGARPLRRAVTQIIENPLSEAFLAGDFKPGDTAFFDLDASGNPVVSHWSAMRMHLSETTSTF